Sequence from the Ailuropoda melanoleuca isolate Jingjing chromosome 10, ASM200744v2, whole genome shotgun sequence genome:
actccccacccccacccacctgccaggTGCCTGAGCACCGGTGTCCCCGAGCCTGGGAAGGGCCTTCCGGAGGCAGCTCAGCGCCTGCTCCCTGCTGCTGTCCCCAGAAGGCGCACTGGCAGGAGCTGGGGCCGTGACAGCTGGACCAAGGCTGGGGGTGGCTCCAGGAGTCTGGAAGAACCTCTCCCGGGCCTGCTGTATCTTGGAGGCCGATGGGGTGCCACCTGGGGTGTCTGCTGGGCCTGGAGATGCTGGGCTCACACAGACTTTGGTCTGAGGGGCTGCCGCTTGGGGGGTCACCCGGCTCTGCGGGGTGGCCAGGTGAGAGTCCGGGGCACTCTGCGTCACGGCAGGACGGGGGCTGGCTGCTGCGGTGTCCTGAGCCAGCGATGACCAACCTGCTGGGGAAATGTTGGCCACACGCACACTGGCTTTGCCACCTTGGAGGCCCGTCAAGAACCTGGACCCGGCTGGACTCCCCGCGTGGACGTGGGAGGCAGCAGTGGCTGGAGAGTCGGCTGGGGTGGGGACGCCTTTGGCAGTTGAGTTGCCCACCACAGGCTCCCGGGCCGCTGGCCTGGCCTTCGGCCCCGCGTGTCGGAGCCCATTTGCCTCCTGGGCCTTCCACGGGGCACCGGGCGGCTTGGAGTCCGAGGGCATGGCCCCTGGCTGTCGGGGGGCCGGGCCCCGCAACATGGGGCTTGCAGCGATGGCCTCGGGGTGGTGGCTGGAACACACGAAGACACCCGGCTCGCCGGTGGGCCTGTAGGCCCCAGAGTGCAGCGTGTTGGAGCACTGCCTACACCTGGCgcagggaagaggaagagccGTGAGGACGCTCCAGGCCGGCATGTTCTCCCCATTCACGCATACTCCCAGAAACACACGCTCGTGCAACCCTGCGTCTGCTCGTCTGCTGGTCAACTGACTCAACAGTCCCCTCAGGGTCACAGACCCCAAATGGACCTTGTTAGGGGCGCAGACACCCAGAGCATCCGTGACTGTcagcatgcacgcacacacacacgggggtGCACGGGCACACAAGCATACTTGCAAATGTACACAAGTGTgcacgcgtgcacgcacacacaggcacacacgcgcacgcacgcgcacacgccCAACCTGAAGCAGCTCCGGTGGTAGAGCTTCCCATCAGCCAGGTGTCGCTGCACGAGGTGCACGTGCTTGCCGCAGACTCCACAGATGCTGCTGGCCGAGCTGCTCACCGCGGCCTGGCCCTTGGGAAGGGTGCGGCTGACATTGCTGCGCCCCAACCCCCACAGGCCTCCCTCCTGACAGCTGCCCCATCAACAGGTGAGAAGATCCTACTTTACAGACCGGAGAGCCCAGGCCGTGAGGGGAGCAGCCCGCCAAGCGCAGCCAGGACGGCCCATGCCCAGGCCGGCCGGACTCCAAGTTCAGGGTCTGCAGCCCGGCCCCAGGAGAGGGGGCCCCTGGCTCCGGGGGCCTGGGGGCACAGGGGACGGATTCCTACGCTCCTGCCGCACCCGAGGGGCCGAGGGGCCGCAGTCCTCACTCCAGGCTGTGGTTCGCGCCAATCGCTCGAACAGCAGGGGGCGCCCGACCACAGCATATTGCCCACCTCCGTCCCCCACCTCTGAAAGTAAGGGTACCCTAACGCCCCAGGCAGGCGGGAAGGACACACCCAGGGTTCTTTCCTGGCCCAcccagaagggaggggcaggagtcCAGAAAGATCTGGGTTCGGGGTCCCAGCTCTGCTCGGCCTGCActacctccctgggcctcagttacccatctgtacaatggggatccTGTCCTGACCACGCAGGATCGAAGGAGCTTGTAGAGCCAATCCTCATTAAAGGCAGCTGAATCCGTGCCAGGGAGCCAAGGGGAGCCCCATCCTGGGTGGTGTAGAGGTCACACTCAGCCCCAagagccagagggaaggtggggctggggtgcTTACGATTTTCAGCAGGGGGCCCCCTGAGCTCCTGTCCTTCTGCTGGACGGTGGGGTGGGTGCTGGCTGGAGACAGTGGCTGCCCCTGGGCTGGAGTGGGTGAGGGCCTGGCCAGCTGGGATGAGGCCTTCTTCCCAGATGGTTCCTCATCGGAGTCCGATGGTGGTCTCTTGATACCAGCCATGCCTCCAACTGGCACGAGACAAGCGGGGTCAGGCTCTGAAAGTATCTGGGGCCACCCCTGGTCCAGGTCCCCTGTGGGAGCCCAGTGCTGCTGGGAAGGGCAGCTCCCGGTGTCCGGGCCCGGGAAAGGCAGCCGGAGCGACCACAGGCGTGCATTCCCAGCAGGGGCCTGGCCTCACGCACGCCCCTCCCCTGCAGCTCTGAGAGCCCCCATCTGGGGTCAGGGAAGTGcaacttttctgtttctctacaaAGTGGAAATATCAAGGCGGGGCTGGTCCTGTGCCCAGTGATTCTGGGGATTTCTAAGGCCTGGATGAggaatgtggggggaggggacgtgGCTGAACTTCGGGTGCACAAAGCAGCCAGAATAAAGTCCCTTGGGCCAGTCCCCCACCCAGCCGCCCTGCCTGGAGGCCCCACCCTGCCAGGGCCAGCCTGATGTGTATAAGGCCAAATGTCAGGACCACACGGGGACAGCGGTGCCTCTGGAGCCAGGCCCGGGAGCACACATGGGGTCTCAGGCTGCCTGAGGCAAGAGTTGTGGGCACAGGCTCCAGGGgtacagatgggcaaactgaggctgagaggatAAGGAGAGGCAGGATCTGGGCGCATCTGTTCAGTGGACAGGTGGGTGTGGGGCCTGCGGGGCCCGGACCCGTGCTCGTCACCTGCAGCAGCATGAGGGGGGGTCCCGCTCCCACGGGGAGGAAGCCGCAGCTCCGGGAGCCCCACTCATGTGGCACCAGAAGGGCCTCCCTGCCTGCTTCCTGCCCCGCTCGGCAGCGCTGGGGGCTCGTGGGGGCCCGAGAGGGGGGCCGGCCATGCAGAGGCAATGCAGACAGGGCCTCCGGCCGCTACTCACTGGGGGAGCGCCCGTGGAAGTAGTTGTAGTACTGGGACACGTAGGTCAGGATGCTCAACCGGTCCGGCACCTTCAGGGCCACCATGTCCTCAGCGTCCAGCAGGGCTGGGATGCCCAGCTGCTCCTCGGCCACATGGAAGGCCTGGGGGGAGTGGTCAGCACAGGTGAGCCAGGGgacacccctcctcctcctccgtcaGCCCACCAGCTCCTCCAGGAAGGAGGCCACAAACCCGCTTGGGCCCAGAAAGGTCTGGGTTCAAGTTCGCACTCTGCTCCAGCTGCGTGACCTCCCCCAGCCAAGGACCATATCCTGACCGCGCAGGGTTGAAGGAGCTGGGGAGCCAGTCCCTGCCGTGGCCAGCCTGGCCTCTCTTGCCTCCACAGGCCCGTCCCTCACCTGATGACCCTCAAGTCCCCGTCTGCACCCTTCCCCTAATTGCTCAGACACCCATACCACGTCTGAGGTGGACACCTCAGGCTTTATGTCTCCAAAACGGGGTTCCAGGGATACCTTCCCACCATGCTCAGGCCAAAGGCCTTGAATCCCGTCTCACTCCCCTTCAAAACACATCCAGAGTTTgactcctcctgctgctgccatcatcccctcaccccccaccccgctgtcCACACAGATCCTGTGGACCCCAGCGCTCCCAGCACAGCAGCCCTTGGACAGGTGGCCAAGTGCTTCCCATGTcctgcctgtccccacctcccccactccgCTCTGCCGTGCCCCCACTGTTCCACTGCCTCCCCCACTCTGTTCCCGCCACACCCCCACTCTGTTCCCGCCGCCTCCCCCACTCTGCTCCGCCGTGCCCCCACTGTTCCACTGCCTCCCCaactctgttccagccacacccCCACTCTGTTCCCGCTGCCTCCCCCACTCTGCCCAGCTGGGCCCCCCTTGCTGTTTCTCCTACTAGCCAGGGGCCCTCCTGTCCAGCACCCTTGCCCTGGCAGCCCCCTACTAGGCACACCCCTCCCGGGAGTGCCCAGGGGGCTCCATTTTACTGGGCGATGGCCGAGCACACCCGGCTGCACCGTCCCCACGTGTCCGTCCCACCCGCACGCTACAGCGTCCCTACACGCTTCCTGCGACGATGGACGAGCTCTGGTCCAAGCTGTCCATCGGGAGTGTGTGACCTGTGGAGAGCGTGGCTGAGGAACTGAATCTGTCACTTTATTTCATCTAAACTAAGTCAAACTGAAATGCCAATGGTGCACGAGGTGGGCAGGGCGCGAGTCTGCCTCTCTGGGCAACAGCCCATTGTGATAATGGGGCATATTCtgcagtgaggaaactgaggctggtgCAGGGAAGGTCTGCAGCGGGGCGGCAGGCGGGTGCCTTGGATCCAGGCCAGCCAGAGTGCGGGGCCACAGGCGGTGTGCCCAGGAGCCCTGGCCAGGCCGTCGGGAGGGGTCGGGGCGGCGGTCCCcacagggtggggaagggccaCCGCCCCGCCAGAACCCGCCCCAGGGCTGGTCCTCCCAGAGCCTCCTCTGGCCCCCACTCTGCCTTGGATGGGAGCTGTGTCCCAACCCCCCCgacaggaggaagaaggggaccAGGAGGGCCGGGGCGCCGGACCAGAGGCTACTTCTGGCGTTGGGGTCACCAGGCTCAGGACTGGCTGCGGAGCTCAGCAGCGTCTCCAGCCACCAGGCGCTCACCTGCTGGGCCGGCCCCTCCCGCGGCTGCAGGGCGGTGCCCGAGGGGGCCAGGGACCTGGGTGACAGTGCAGGGCAGACTGGCCACGCCGGTGTGGTGGCAGGAACAGGGGCACTCACCAGTTTGTTGTTCTcataaatgttttccttcctgaGCGCATCGAAGtccctggaagagaaaaatatagatgTCCAAAGCAGCTCagggagggagactgaggcccagactGGCAGCCTTGAAGGCACGAGGTCACACGGCAGTCACAAGTGGGCAGAGTCggccctgctctgtgctcagcaatgCCAGGCCAGCAGCCTGGTGAACATCGACCCCCGCAGCCATGGCCCCCACCTCTGGTGCCCTGCAGAGGCCAAGCCCTTACCCACAAGGCCAGGCCTATGGGCAGGCTTGAGGCGGTGGTTCCcacagggtggggaagggccaTGGCCAAGCCAGGACCCACTGCAGGGCCCTGTCCTCCCAGAGCCACCTCTGGCCAAGACAAAGTCATCAGCCTGGGTAGCCCAGCTGAGCACACATCCAAGTGGGTTGCTTCCAAACTCCCAGAAGCTTGTGGGCCTAGTGGGTCACAGGAGGCCCATGTCCCGGGGGTGAGACCAGGGGTTAGATATAAAAGGCAGTGAGGGACAGAGGTACATGCTGCCCACTGGCCAGGCTGCTCCCCCACACTTGACCTCGGGGATGCCAGATGTCCAAGGTTCTGGGACCAGCCTTGACGGGACTCGGTGCCCCCACCCAACACGGGCACACCTCAGTCCGTCACCCCCTGCAAGGTCGCTCAGAGCAGAAAACACAGCTGGGCCTAGCAGGCGCCTGTCCCGACAGGCAGCTCAAATACCCATCGGTGGGGACTCCGCAGCAGCTTGGCCCCTTCAATCCGCACTGGATGTTTCTGGAAGCCCTGCAGTGTGGGAAAGGGAGTGTGAGAGCTGTGTCCTGACCCAGCCAGGCCTGTGCTGTTGGACACTGGGGgagccctctcctctctcttgggCCTCAGCGTCCCCATCTGGGAGGAGGATGGCAGCTTCAACGTGAACTGGGGGGTCTGGCAGCCACacggtggggaggggacagggctgcTATATGCCCACCTCCCCCCGAGGAGGCCCCCGCTGGCCTACGGCCCGCGTCCATCACCCTGCCTGGCTTTGGGGAGACCTCACTGTCCGCTTGGACCTCCTCCCAGGTAACGTGTTCCAGATGCTAAGACCACCCCATGAGCACAGACGGTGCTTTTATGCACAGGACAGGATGGCGGCAGCTCTGTCCCGAGGTGGACAAACCGCCGGAGGGGTGGCAGGG
This genomic interval carries:
- the MICALL2 gene encoding MICAL-like protein 2 isoform X10, whose amino-acid sequence is MAAIKALQQWCRQQCEGYRDVSITNMTTSFRDGLAFCAILHRHRPDLLASRNIQCGLKGPSCCGVPTDGDFDALRKENIYENNKLAFHVAEEQLGIPALLDAEDMVALKVPDRLSILTYVSQYYNYFHGRSPIGGMAGIKRPPSDSDEEPSGKKASSQLARPSPTPAQGQPLSPASTHPTVQQKDRSSGGPLLKIGQAAVSSSASSICGVCGKHVHLVQRHLADGKLYHRSCFRCRQCSNTLHSGAYRPTGEPGVFVCSSHHPEAIAASPMLRGPAPRQPGAMPSDSKPPGAPWKAQEANGLRHAGPKARPAAREPVVGNSTAKGVPTPADSPATAASHVHAGSPAGSRFLTGLQGGKASVRVANISPAGWSSLAQDTAAASPRPAVTQSAPDSHLATPQSRVTPQAAAPQTKVCVSPASPGPADTPGGTPSASKIQQARERFFQTPGATPSLGPAVTAPAPASAPSGDSSREQALSCLRKALPRLGDTGAQAPGRPGTRGCESSYVLPFDPGTAHPPSTWQSLPGAFGTLDMERALRDGGSPRCCAGAVGTEHHALGANATEHCPLPVLEARRLNPRPSPALKSQGGTEGPQASPAAKLSQVASPQAPRARTELPASLSGGPTSRTSTSPRAGRKSPPVSSGASRTGAGSRLKPETPLAKGVSASPQEGQEDGPAGWRARLKPVEKKNPAERVLTELRMGEAPGKVRGSSEGPVRVPPTPLRPDRTAGAASPRPSPSGSWLFLPAWTFLPTGFILSPQGRKSQPGAGRKRRGSPLLRTKQGDPWARLVSALPPARQ
- the MICALL2 gene encoding MICAL-like protein 2 isoform X9, which encodes MAAIKALQQWCRQQCEGYRDVSITNMTTSFRDGLAFCAILHRHRPDLLASRNIQCGLKGPSCCGVPTDGDFDALRKENIYENNKLAFHVAEEQLGIPALLDAEDMVALKVPDRLSILTYVSQYYNYFHGRSPIGGMAGIKRPPSDSDEEPSGKKASSQLARPSPTPAQGQPLSPASTHPTVQQKDRSSGGPLLKIGQAAVSSSASSICGVCGKHVHLVQRHLADGKLYHRSCFRCRQCSNTLHSGAYRPTGEPGVFVCSSHHPEAIAASPMLRGPAPRQPGAMPSDSKPPGAPWKAQEANGLRHAGPKARPAAREPVVGNSTAKGVPTPADSPATAASHVHAGSPAGSRFLTGLQGGKASVRVANISPAGWSSLAQDTAAASPRPAVTQSAPDSHLATPQSRVTPQAAAPQTKVCVSPASPGPADTPGGTPSASKIQQARERFFQTPGATPSLGPAVTAPAPASAPSGDSSREQALSCLRKALPRLGDTGAQAPGRPGTRGCESSYVLPFDPGTAHPPSTWQSLPGAFGTLDMERALRDGGSPRCCAGAVGTEHHALGANATEHCPLPVLEARRLNPRPSPALKSQGGTEGPQASPAAKLSQVASPQAPRARTELPASLSGGPTSRTSTSPRAGRKSPPVSSGASRTGAGSRLKPETPLAKGVSASPQEGQEDGPAGWRARLKPVEKKNPAERVLTELRMGEAPGKVRGSSEGPVRVPPTPLRPDRTAGAASPRPSPSGSWLFLPAWTFLPTGFILSPQGRKSQPGAGRKRRGSPLLRTKQQGDPWARLVSALPPARQ
- the MICALL2 gene encoding MICAL-like protein 2 isoform X8, producing the protein MAAIKALQQWCRQQCEGYRDVSITNMTTSFRDGLAFCAILHRHRPDLLASRNIQCGLKGPSCCGVPTDGDFDALRKENIYENNKLAFHVAEEQLGIPALLDAEDMVALKVPDRLSILTYVSQYYNYFHGRSPIGGMAGIKRPPSDSDEEPSGKKASSQLARPSPTPAQGQPLSPASTHPTVQQKDRSSGGPLLKIGQAAVSSSASSICGVCGKHVHLVQRHLADGKLYHRSCFRCRQCSNTLHSGAYRPTGEPGVFVCSSHHPEAIAASPMLRGPAPRQPGAMPSDSKPPGAPWKAQEANGLRHAGPKARPAAREPVVGNSTAKGVPTPADSPATAASHVHAGSPAGSRFLTGLQGGKASVRVANISPAGWSSLAQDTAAASPRPAVTQSAPDSHLATPQSRVTPQAAAPQTKVCVSPASPGPADTPGGTPSASKIQQARERFFQTPGATPSLGPAVTAPAPASAPSGDSSREQALSCLRKALPRLGDTGAQAPGRPGTRGCESSYVLPFDPGTAHPPSTWQSLPGAFGTLDMERALRDGGSPRCCAGAVGTEHHALGANATEHCPLPVLEARRLNPRPSPALKSQGGTEGPQASPAAKLSQVASPQAPRARTELPASLSGGPTSRTSTSPRAGRKSPPVSSGASRTGAGSRLKPETPLAKGVSASPQEGQEDGPAGWRARLKPVEKKNPAERVLTELRMGEAPGKVRGSSEGPVRVPPTPLRPDRTAGAASPRPSPSAASPSPSLSCRRKLAVPASLDVSADWLHSEPSGQEVPARSWKEEKGKPPAQDKAGKGGPGRGPHSSWSLSHRYLPMLECLLLGCPGC